A stretch of Metabacillus sp. FJAT-52054 DNA encodes these proteins:
- a CDS encoding type 2 lanthipeptide synthetase LanM family protein: MKTIITPEQRFAEKIIHQTYENTPYANHFNETGLFDDFYTPFIRSFEQDLSALLHSIPSIDLAINFEKIMIRCLISLKEELINLSIKTLITDLYEKKKSGQIQGETKEERYHDYHRSLQTKDVFIELFNKYPVLIYLIEGKMKTKLQLISDVLNRLLADLLPVQSMLGVSQMLLEDIQFSMGDSHNNGQTVLILTISGRKIVYKPHTLSPEKSFYTLLNWVQSKGELRVPLKGANIISCGEYGWQEFIPYQECRSTEEVTDYYYRIGVLLALFKILKCSDIHYENIISNGEYPVVIDLETLLTHEPQGEKSGELMTAFFEELDRSVLGTLLLPQNLEQSPIDFDVSGLLGHGGETSDRVITYQLINPGTDEIRFTPDFFVSESNQNITRLNGETVRAADYLNSMEQGFTDGYQTVEKHKDELIRRIEMFNGTYRQVLRATHIYGRFLEAAGHPGYMRSIEDRKALFSYLREHETEETAAKNLAEIESLMRNDVPYFTAEFSGLHLHAGREICARNYYEYSLKDLLVKRIAEVSMMDRKKQISYIRMSVLSKLDKNWGGRHQENQAEMVNEEKLLHLPASPLDAAIQLGDLLLEHAIWNSKRTSCTWLSPNLGREDKLHLGPINDSLYEGAGAVLFLAALSEETGDARYRILARGALGGLEELWPLKEEGRTHSVYSGLGSLLYLSYNLSVLWNDQKLYEQYRTYVKMLSDIKLNSETELDWIGGLSGLIVCLLNMYEQEKEEELLVLACRMGEHLFLETRKKTDYLTGFSHGLAGYAYALSFLGKAAGEEKYSEAAKELVAKENSYFRDETGNWRDLRTPEEDQDLVFWCHGAAGIGLARAKMAVLAARTDEELIRDAERALEKVVKDGFEEDSNHSLCHGIFGNLDILLEAAGILGDQELLESARRLGDRHLFTLSEEGFRYGLNPSGGLMGFMLGFSGIGYSLLRLQNPVYPSVLSLDVMPYRGVGNEIGHSS, encoded by the coding sequence ATGAAAACCATTATAACTCCTGAACAGCGATTTGCGGAGAAAATAATCCATCAAACCTATGAAAACACCCCTTATGCCAATCATTTTAATGAAACGGGTCTATTTGATGATTTTTATACACCCTTCATCCGCTCCTTTGAACAAGACCTATCCGCTTTGCTCCATTCCATTCCTTCCATTGATTTAGCTATTAACTTCGAAAAAATCATGATCCGCTGCCTTATTTCTTTAAAGGAAGAGCTCATCAATCTATCGATAAAAACGCTTATAACGGACCTGTATGAAAAAAAGAAATCGGGACAGATTCAAGGGGAGACAAAGGAAGAGCGCTATCACGATTATCATCGATCTCTTCAGACGAAAGACGTTTTTATTGAACTATTTAATAAATACCCTGTGCTGATCTATTTAATAGAAGGAAAAATGAAAACGAAGCTGCAGCTGATCTCTGACGTGCTGAACCGGCTATTGGCTGACCTCCTTCCTGTCCAATCGATGCTCGGCGTTTCACAGATGCTGCTCGAGGATATTCAATTCAGCATGGGAGACTCCCATAATAACGGACAGACGGTTCTGATCTTAACAATCAGCGGCAGAAAAATTGTGTACAAGCCTCATACTCTTTCACCGGAGAAAAGCTTTTATACTCTCCTTAACTGGGTTCAGTCAAAAGGGGAACTGCGCGTCCCATTAAAAGGAGCGAACATCATCAGCTGCGGAGAATACGGATGGCAGGAGTTTATCCCTTATCAGGAATGCCGGAGCACGGAAGAGGTTACGGATTATTATTACCGAATCGGGGTCTTGCTTGCTCTATTCAAAATTCTTAAATGCAGTGACATTCATTATGAAAACATCATTTCAAACGGAGAGTACCCTGTCGTAATCGATTTGGAAACCCTGCTTACCCATGAACCCCAAGGAGAGAAAAGCGGAGAACTGATGACCGCTTTTTTCGAGGAGCTGGATCGCTCTGTTCTTGGAACGCTTTTGCTCCCTCAAAACCTGGAGCAGTCGCCTATCGATTTTGATGTGAGCGGTTTGCTTGGCCATGGCGGGGAAACGTCAGACCGCGTGATCACCTATCAGCTTATCAATCCAGGTACCGATGAAATACGATTCACTCCGGATTTCTTTGTTTCTGAAAGCAATCAGAATATTACTAGATTAAATGGAGAAACCGTTCGGGCAGCTGATTATTTGAACAGTATGGAACAGGGCTTTACGGATGGATACCAAACAGTCGAAAAGCACAAGGATGAACTCATTAGACGGATTGAGATGTTTAACGGGACATACAGGCAGGTACTGAGAGCGACTCACATATATGGACGCTTTCTGGAGGCAGCCGGACATCCCGGCTATATGCGCAGCATAGAAGATCGAAAGGCTTTATTTTCCTACCTCAGGGAACATGAAACAGAGGAAACGGCGGCAAAAAACCTGGCTGAGATCGAGTCGTTAATGAGAAACGACGTTCCGTATTTTACTGCGGAATTTTCAGGACTGCACCTGCATGCCGGCCGTGAGATCTGTGCAAGGAATTACTATGAATATTCATTGAAAGATTTGCTCGTTAAAAGAATAGCGGAAGTTAGCATGATGGACCGTAAGAAGCAGATTTCCTACATTCGAATGTCCGTTTTATCAAAGCTTGATAAAAATTGGGGCGGCCGTCATCAGGAAAATCAAGCGGAGATGGTGAATGAAGAAAAGCTCCTTCATTTACCGGCAAGTCCGCTCGATGCTGCCATTCAGCTTGGGGATCTTCTTTTGGAACACGCAATCTGGAACAGCAAGCGAACGAGCTGCACATGGCTTTCCCCTAATTTAGGAAGGGAAGACAAGCTCCATCTGGGGCCAATAAATGATTCCTTATATGAAGGCGCCGGGGCCGTTTTATTTCTCGCTGCCTTGTCTGAAGAAACGGGTGACGCAAGATACAGGATTTTAGCAAGGGGAGCGCTCGGGGGACTTGAGGAGCTGTGGCCGTTAAAGGAGGAAGGGCGGACGCACTCTGTATACTCCGGATTGGGTTCATTGCTTTATTTGTCCTACAACCTGTCTGTTTTATGGAATGACCAGAAGCTATATGAACAATACCGGACATATGTGAAAATGCTCTCGGACATAAAACTGAATTCTGAAACAGAGCTCGACTGGATCGGCGGTCTTTCCGGATTAATCGTCTGTCTTTTAAACATGTATGAGCAGGAAAAGGAAGAGGAGCTTCTGGTTCTTGCATGCCGCATGGGAGAACATCTATTTCTTGAAACCAGGAAAAAAACCGACTATCTAACAGGGTTTTCCCACGGATTAGCCGGATATGCTTACGCACTTTCTTTCCTTGGCAAAGCGGCAGGGGAGGAAAAATATTCAGAAGCGGCTAAAGAACTGGTTGCTAAAGAAAATTCGTATTTTCGAGATGAAACAGGAAATTGGAGAGATTTAAGAACACCTGAAGAAGATCAGGATCTCGTTTTCTGGTGCCATGGGGCAGCAGGAATCGGTTTAGCGAGAGCGAAAATGGCGGTTTTAGCAGCCAGGACAGACGAGGAGCTAATACGGGATGCTGAACGCGCGCTCGAAAAAGTAGTGAAGGATGGATTTGAGGAGGATTCCAATCACAGTCTATGTCACGGGATCTTTGGAAATCTGGATATTCTTCTCGAAGCAGCCGGAATCCTCGGAGACCAGGAACTTCTTGAAAGTGCGCGAAGGCTTGGAGACCGTCATCTTTTCACGCTTAGTGAAGAAGGCTTTCGTTATGGATTGAATCCTTCGGGTGGATTGATGGGTTTTATGCTTGGTTTTTCAGGTATCGGATATTCGCTGCTCAGGCTTCAGAATCCAGTCTATCCATCTGTGCTTTCTTTGGATGTTATGCCATACAGAGGGGTGGGAAACGAAATTGGGCATTCATCATAG
- a CDS encoding class II lanthipeptide, LchA2/BrtA2 family — MKKGLELIEIYKTEDPAGFIPESELKKLSAENPAGGTATITTSSWACGATVALSIAVCSTFKCTSKCG; from the coding sequence ATGAAAAAAGGTCTTGAACTTATCGAAATCTATAAAACTGAAGATCCAGCAGGTTTCATCCCTGAAAGCGAGCTTAAAAAGCTTTCTGCTGAAAACCCTGCCGGAGGTACTGCAACCATTACGACTTCTTCTTGGGCTTGCGGAGCTACAGTAGCACTTTCTATCGCAGTATGTTCTACATTCAAATGTACATCTAAATGCGGTTGA
- a CDS encoding ABC transporter permease, translating into MGNLAVLETKKLMRKPSIYFGVILASLFSCAIAYVAFLNPESFGKRNVYAFFADIAQYVLIVFAAKSLGDEFQFKTSAILFTNRYSRMEILFSKIVSLLGLGLLMGLVSGMIGVIFLGVMGELTALHAVLELTGVIGRYLVYTFCVGSFVLLWTVLSFHTIASLFSAIGFFFLLPAVIGMAVSKFSGLVRAVEYIPFYSASNVIHQPAWNQAEVTGLILSGMIFAALAVYFLNRKDLT; encoded by the coding sequence ATGGGTAATTTAGCGGTATTAGAAACGAAAAAGCTGATGAGGAAACCAAGTATTTATTTTGGTGTAATCCTGGCCTCGCTTTTCTCATGCGCGATTGCCTATGTAGCATTTCTCAACCCTGAATCGTTTGGAAAACGAAATGTATATGCATTTTTTGCGGATATAGCGCAGTATGTGCTGATCGTTTTTGCAGCAAAATCACTGGGAGATGAATTTCAGTTTAAGACCTCTGCCATTCTTTTTACGAATCGTTATTCAAGGATGGAGATTCTCTTTTCAAAGATTGTGAGTCTTCTTGGCCTTGGATTGCTGATGGGGCTTGTAAGCGGCATGATTGGAGTCATTTTTTTAGGAGTAATGGGAGAGCTGACTGCATTACATGCAGTGCTTGAACTGACAGGAGTGATTGGCAGATACTTGGTTTATACCTTTTGTGTGGGGAGCTTTGTCCTTTTGTGGACAGTCCTGTCTTTTCATACAATCGCATCTTTATTCTCTGCCATCGGATTTTTCTTTCTGCTGCCGGCGGTAATCGGGATGGCCGTCTCAAAATTCTCGGGGCTTGTGAGAGCGGTTGAGTACATACCTTTTTACTCAGCAAGCAATGTCATTCATCAACCTGCATGGAATCAGGCGGAGGTGACCGGTCTTATTCTATCGGGAATGATCTTTGCAGCATTGGCCGTCTATTTCCTGAATCGCAAGGATCTTACCTAA
- a CDS encoding ABC transporter ATP-binding protein: protein MSNILVVDQVSRSIKNQLVTDNVSFSIGTGEIVGLAGPNGAGKTTLMRMITGLIKNYEGEILLNNRSVKTGKKFSRKEIGCVIEAPGYYPNMTGYENLQFFGALTKSITKEEIFEAAELTEIKDALNKKVKHYSMGMKQRLGIAQALIGDPKLLVLDEPTNGLDPSGMRNLRNYLKVIAETKKIAMLISSHSLDEIEKICERVIVLNNGKVVKTLHLTETEQDTVFYVFESNDEMLLTAYLEEEGYEPSALSQNRIRIQIKKEQVQALISKIAERGIGFSSVYEWKESLETQYFELTERSEKNG from the coding sequence ATGTCCAATATTCTGGTAGTCGATCAGGTGAGCAGAAGCATTAAAAATCAGCTTGTTACAGACAACGTCAGCTTTTCCATCGGTACAGGAGAAATTGTCGGACTGGCTGGTCCCAACGGAGCAGGAAAAACTACATTAATGAGAATGATTACGGGTTTAATTAAAAATTACGAAGGAGAAATCCTTTTAAATAACAGGAGTGTAAAAACGGGTAAAAAGTTTTCCCGCAAGGAAATCGGCTGTGTGATTGAGGCCCCCGGCTACTATCCGAATATGACCGGCTACGAAAATCTTCAATTCTTTGGCGCTTTAACGAAGTCCATTACGAAGGAAGAAATTTTCGAGGCGGCTGAGCTTACGGAAATTAAAGATGCGCTAAACAAAAAGGTGAAGCATTATTCCATGGGAATGAAACAAAGACTTGGAATCGCCCAGGCGCTCATCGGCGATCCGAAGCTTCTCGTTCTGGATGAACCGACAAACGGCCTGGATCCTTCCGGTATGCGGAATCTGAGAAATTATTTAAAGGTCATCGCGGAGACAAAAAAAATCGCCATGCTGATTTCTAGCCACTCACTTGATGAAATCGAAAAAATCTGCGAGCGGGTCATCGTGCTTAATAACGGGAAAGTTGTCAAAACCTTGCACTTAACGGAAACAGAGCAGGATACCGTGTTCTATGTATTTGAGTCCAATGATGAAATGCTGCTGACTGCCTATCTAGAGGAAGAAGGGTACGAGCCTTCTGCCCTGTCACAGAACCGGATCAGAATCCAAATAAAAAAAGAACAGGTCCAAGCTCTGATTTCAAAAATTGCCGAGCGCGGGATTGGTTTTTCGAGTGTGTATGAATGGAAGGAAAGTCTGGAAACGCAATACTTTGAACTGACAGAAAGAAGTGAGAAGAATGGGTAA
- a CDS encoding type 2 lanthipeptide synthetase LanM family protein produces MSANMYSEQFQDTLQYWMTLYPEIKTAEDFEQVIGDVGMTSLNDLHSRLHTPHPASENIPQFMQTFQSNLNQDWFIDEKFSHVPFYFFFKPVVKHHLDLFEEKLKNDPSISSLQTFIIRAASELFKTLHNLAIRTLILEVNIARLQNKLEGETSEARFLYFTGTLLKEPEFTGSLYEEYTVLTRMMDSASANYLNFVLEIAAHTEKDQLLLEEAFGLKDGIGKIDSIDNNLGDDHNGGQTVSIVRFTSGFKAVYKPRCVKIELAYQRFIDWLNEQKAGNMLALKTVLIMDRGEYGWMEFVPYEECTDTEGAERFYKRIGHQLAVFYILNANDFHHENLIASGEHPVPIDLESLFHSVIVDLPFASTSEVMAHEQLARSVYSAGLLPQKIVKRVDGKEISVDISGLGGEDEQASPFVSLTISGNLTDEIKIEKHAGTLDSEQNNPSLKGEVQRSELFSKEIKDGFTALYEWIAENKELVIAELSNRFAGNQSRYIARPTYVYSQLLSTALHPDFLRDELSREILLHRIGIHASRLKKPLLKAEIMDLMTGSIPYFTSRTDMNAIAWNGRIQMDEAFNRTPLMEAAHKIRSMGDPDLQRQLSIIDMSFKAKTSSAESEVTGIQFSFEPDKKEPEKWLELACRIGDHLLETSVADQEEGLDRTWISTMLEGKEEETWSIGPVGNDLYNGNSGIAVFLACLGEITGMEKYKKAAAQTIYSPIQEIKSLDFKHPYLVGAYNGLSGYLYAIYHTGKLLKDPEMKEFAIRHMNKLKSLASGDKVYDVVGGSAGSIGAILSLYKEELTPGDREVILDCAHTHFLHLRKNHQIFGSSIAWKSDVTNPGSGFSHGNAGIAAYLGKLYELTKDEEVLNTIQQALAYERELFSEEHGNWYSSPEKTRMSIGWCHGAPGILLSRLLLKRSGYTDDQIDSEIVTALSTTLSNGFGHNPSYCHGDLGNLSIVQLAAETFGDQQLQSQALSTFQQIFDQVLSKRWKEGVFRGTDSMSVMIGLTGFGYSLLKQYAPSIVPDILWFE; encoded by the coding sequence ATGAGCGCAAACATGTACAGCGAACAATTTCAGGATACGCTTCAATACTGGATGACTCTTTATCCGGAGATTAAAACTGCAGAGGATTTTGAACAGGTAATCGGTGATGTGGGTATGACAAGCCTGAATGATTTGCATAGCCGACTACATACCCCGCATCCAGCTTCAGAGAATATTCCTCAATTCATGCAAACCTTCCAATCCAATTTAAATCAGGACTGGTTTATTGACGAGAAATTCAGCCATGTCCCTTTCTATTTCTTTTTTAAGCCGGTAGTGAAGCATCACCTTGATTTGTTTGAAGAGAAACTAAAAAACGATCCGAGTATTTCGTCCCTGCAAACCTTTATCATACGGGCTGCATCGGAGCTTTTTAAAACCCTTCATAATCTTGCGATTCGCACCCTGATTTTAGAGGTGAATATTGCCCGTCTTCAAAATAAGCTCGAAGGGGAAACCTCTGAAGCTCGTTTTCTCTACTTTACCGGCACCCTTCTTAAAGAGCCTGAATTTACCGGGTCTTTGTATGAGGAATATACGGTATTGACCCGTATGATGGACTCTGCTTCTGCAAACTACTTGAATTTTGTCCTGGAAATCGCTGCACATACGGAAAAGGATCAGCTTCTGCTGGAGGAAGCATTCGGACTGAAGGATGGAATTGGAAAAATCGATTCAATTGATAACAATTTGGGAGATGACCATAATGGCGGCCAAACGGTTTCCATCGTCCGCTTTACATCAGGATTCAAGGCTGTGTACAAACCACGCTGTGTAAAGATCGAGCTTGCTTATCAGCGTTTTATTGACTGGCTGAACGAACAGAAGGCAGGCAATATGCTCGCTTTGAAAACGGTTCTGATTATGGACCGGGGTGAGTATGGCTGGATGGAATTTGTTCCTTACGAGGAGTGCACGGATACAGAGGGAGCGGAGAGGTTTTATAAACGAATCGGTCATCAGCTTGCCGTTTTTTATATCCTTAATGCCAATGATTTTCACCATGAGAATCTGATTGCCAGCGGCGAGCACCCTGTTCCGATTGATCTTGAATCCCTGTTTCATTCCGTGATTGTCGATTTGCCTTTTGCTTCGACATCAGAGGTCATGGCCCATGAACAGCTTGCGCGGTCTGTGTATTCAGCTGGATTGCTGCCGCAGAAAATTGTGAAAAGAGTGGATGGCAAGGAAATCAGTGTGGACATCAGCGGACTTGGCGGAGAGGATGAACAGGCATCCCCATTTGTTTCATTGACAATCTCCGGTAATTTGACCGATGAGATCAAAATTGAAAAACATGCCGGCACCCTTGATTCGGAACAAAATAATCCGAGCTTAAAGGGAGAGGTTCAGCGCTCCGAACTATTTTCAAAAGAGATCAAAGACGGATTTACAGCCCTTTATGAATGGATTGCGGAGAATAAGGAACTGGTGATCGCCGAGCTTTCAAATCGGTTCGCGGGAAATCAAAGCAGGTACATAGCGAGGCCTACATATGTTTACAGTCAGCTGCTGAGCACGGCTCTGCACCCGGATTTTCTAAGGGATGAATTGAGCAGGGAAATCCTCCTTCACAGAATCGGCATTCATGCGAGCAGATTGAAAAAACCTTTGCTGAAAGCAGAAATAATGGATCTCATGACCGGATCGATTCCGTATTTCACTTCGAGAACGGATATGAATGCAATTGCCTGGAATGGACGTATCCAGATGGATGAGGCGTTTAACCGGACCCCGCTAATGGAAGCAGCCCACAAAATCAGGAGTATGGGAGATCCGGATTTGCAAAGACAGCTGAGTATCATTGACATGTCGTTTAAAGCAAAGACGAGCAGTGCTGAATCTGAAGTAACAGGGATCCAATTTTCTTTTGAACCAGATAAAAAGGAGCCGGAAAAGTGGCTTGAGCTTGCATGCCGGATTGGCGATCACCTGCTTGAAACGAGTGTTGCGGATCAAGAAGAAGGTTTGGACCGGACCTGGATCAGCACGATGCTGGAAGGAAAAGAGGAAGAGACGTGGTCGATTGGTCCTGTCGGAAATGACCTTTATAACGGCAACAGCGGCATCGCTGTCTTTCTTGCCTGTCTAGGTGAGATCACCGGGATGGAAAAATATAAGAAGGCAGCAGCTCAAACGATTTATTCTCCGATTCAGGAAATAAAGAGCCTGGATTTTAAGCATCCATACCTGGTTGGAGCCTATAACGGTTTAAGCGGTTATTTATATGCCATTTATCATACAGGAAAGCTGTTGAAGGACCCGGAAATGAAGGAATTCGCCATTCGTCATATGAATAAGCTGAAATCCCTGGCATCAGGAGACAAGGTTTACGACGTGGTCGGGGGTTCTGCCGGAAGCATAGGGGCTATTCTTTCCTTATACAAAGAGGAGCTGACTCCAGGAGATCGTGAGGTTATCCTTGATTGCGCTCATACCCATTTCCTTCATTTGAGAAAAAACCATCAAATCTTCGGCTCATCCATTGCATGGAAATCAGATGTGACCAATCCCGGATCCGGTTTTTCTCACGGCAATGCAGGGATTGCTGCATATCTAGGAAAACTGTATGAGCTGACAAAGGATGAGGAAGTGCTGAACACCATCCAGCAAGCCTTAGCCTATGAAAGAGAGTTATTTTCAGAGGAGCACGGGAACTGGTACTCAAGTCCGGAAAAAACAAGAATGTCCATTGGCTGGTGTCATGGCGCGCCCGGCATTCTTCTAAGCAGGCTCTTGCTGAAGCGTTCCGGCTACACCGATGACCAGATCGACTCGGAAATTGTCACAGCTCTTTCAACCACTTTGAGCAATGGGTTTGGACATAATCCATCCTATTGCCACGGGGATCTTGGGAATCTCTCAATTGTTCAGCTCGCAGCCGAAACCTTCGGTGATCAGCAGCTGCAAAGCCAGGCGCTGTCGACCTTTCAGCAGATTTTTGATCAGGTCTTATCAAAGCGATGGAAGGAAGGGGTTTTCCGCGGAACCGATTCAATGAGTGTCATGATCGGGTTAACAGGGTTTGGATATTCCCTGCTAAAGCAGTATGCACCGTCTATCGTTCCGGATATTTTATGGTTTGAATAA
- a CDS encoding plantaricin C family lantibiotic, with protein sequence MNKAAFLKNPVLRMKSSLSVENPAGNVLEEISAQDMMSQVGGTIITISLCATASKYLGNKGYVCTATKECQNSCQ encoded by the coding sequence ATGAACAAAGCAGCATTTCTTAAAAACCCGGTTTTAAGAATGAAATCATCCCTATCTGTAGAAAATCCTGCTGGAAACGTACTTGAAGAGATTTCTGCTCAGGATATGATGTCTCAAGTTGGGGGAACAATCATTACGATTTCTCTATGTGCAACTGCAAGTAAATACTTAGGCAACAAAGGTTATGTGTGTACAGCTACAAAAGAGTGCCAGAATTCATGCCAATAA
- a CDS encoding histidine phosphatase family protein produces the protein MTKLGIVRHGLTEWNMEGRAQGSSDIPLHEQGIKEAEMLAERLKEEDWDLLYSSPLLRAKQTADFISKKLGGLEVVTDERIRETGGGEIEGTTEAERVEKWGTGWRELDLGREQSGQVTKRGVEFVEELLEKHPGKNILMVTHGSFIRHLLKELTPMNEESEPLKNTSITHLLLDDSKWSCGLYNCTKHLEIN, from the coding sequence ATGACTAAGCTAGGAATTGTCAGACATGGCCTAACAGAATGGAATATGGAAGGAAGAGCGCAGGGCAGCTCCGATATTCCGCTTCATGAACAAGGAATTAAAGAAGCAGAAATGCTGGCAGAACGGCTTAAGGAAGAGGACTGGGATCTCCTTTATTCAAGTCCGCTGCTCCGTGCAAAACAAACGGCGGATTTTATCAGTAAAAAGCTCGGTGGTCTAGAGGTAGTAACAGATGAACGCATCCGGGAAACCGGTGGCGGGGAAATTGAAGGCACAACAGAAGCTGAACGTGTGGAAAAATGGGGAACTGGGTGGAGAGAACTTGACCTGGGCAGAGAGCAGTCGGGCCAGGTAACAAAAAGAGGAGTAGAATTTGTTGAAGAGCTTTTGGAAAAGCATCCCGGCAAGAACATTCTCATGGTGACACATGGTTCATTTATCAGACATCTCCTAAAGGAATTAACGCCGATGAATGAAGAAAGCGAACCGCTAAAAAATACTTCGATCACCCATCTTCTGCTGGATGACTCTAAGTGGTCATGCGGGCTTTATAACTGCACAAAACATCTCGAAATTAACTAG
- a CDS encoding alpha/beta fold hydrolase, translating into MKELKRVITGAQSFSIYRSSEQAILLCHGFNGTPQSMESLGEKFASLGYSVYAPRLAGHGTCPSDMELCSVQDWYRSLETAYLKLKSRFRKVFVIGQSMGGSLTIKLASQFTQIDGIGLINAALEVPDYEKIVGDTGFIKEGRPDIKDPSVEEIAYEKIPVKAISELRKAMNEAKIRLAEVSCPVVVFCSPEDHVVPAACSERIMESISANRKKMISLPNSYHVASMDFDQDLIVREANQFFSIQKTALPANRKSMNA; encoded by the coding sequence ATGAAAGAACTGAAAAGAGTGATTACCGGCGCTCAGTCCTTTTCCATCTATAGAAGTTCTGAACAGGCCATTCTTTTGTGCCATGGCTTCAACGGCACCCCCCAGAGCATGGAATCACTGGGAGAGAAATTTGCCTCATTAGGCTATTCTGTATATGCTCCAAGACTTGCCGGACACGGTACATGTCCGTCCGATATGGAGCTATGCTCAGTTCAAGACTGGTACCGCTCCCTGGAAACTGCTTACTTAAAATTAAAGAGCCGATTCAGAAAAGTATTTGTTATTGGACAATCCATGGGCGGCAGTCTGACGATTAAGCTTGCCAGCCAATTCACGCAAATCGATGGAATAGGTCTTATTAATGCAGCACTTGAAGTTCCAGATTACGAAAAGATTGTCGGAGATACTGGTTTTATCAAGGAGGGACGGCCAGATATAAAGGATCCGTCTGTGGAGGAAATTGCTTATGAAAAAATACCTGTTAAAGCCATTTCCGAGCTGAGAAAGGCTATGAATGAAGCAAAAATCAGGCTTGCAGAAGTCTCGTGTCCAGTCGTTGTATTCTGTTCTCCGGAGGATCATGTTGTTCCTGCCGCCTGTTCTGAAAGGATCATGGAGTCCATTTCCGCCAATCGTAAAAAGATGATTAGCCTTCCAAATTCTTATCATGTAGCATCCATGGATTTTGACCAGGATTTGATCGTAAGGGAAGCCAATCAATTTTTTTCCATACAAAAAACAGCCCTTCCTGCCAATAGGAAGAGCATGAATGCCTGA
- a CDS encoding biotin transporter BioY, which produces MEKQRVKLRMLILSGMFAAITAVFAQIEIPLPIVPISGQTLAVGMAATILGSRYGALAMKVYAGLGMIGLPVFAEAKGGLHILAGPTGGYIIGFIAAAFLTGYFLEKTKFTLKFALAANTIGMLVTLLFGTVWLKIVLGLPWDKALAVGVWPFVAVGLIKAVLASWIGIAVRRRLIQAKLLNQKIQAA; this is translated from the coding sequence ATGGAAAAACAAAGGGTAAAACTGCGCATGCTGATTTTATCCGGAATGTTTGCTGCGATTACCGCTGTATTTGCACAAATTGAAATTCCGCTGCCAATCGTTCCGATTAGCGGACAGACATTAGCCGTAGGAATGGCAGCTACTATTCTCGGAAGCCGGTACGGGGCATTGGCTATGAAGGTATATGCCGGTCTTGGAATGATTGGTCTGCCTGTCTTTGCGGAGGCGAAAGGCGGTCTTCACATATTGGCGGGACCAACAGGGGGATACATAATCGGCTTCATTGCGGCGGCGTTTTTAACAGGATATTTCCTTGAAAAAACAAAGTTTACGCTCAAGTTCGCGCTCGCCGCAAACACGATTGGGATGCTGGTTACACTGCTCTTCGGAACGGTGTGGCTAAAAATCGTGCTGGGTTTGCCATGGGACAAGGCACTCGCTGTGGGCGTCTGGCCATTTGTAGCAGTTGGCCTCATAAAAGCGGTCCTGGCGAGCTGGATTGGAATAGCTGTAAGAAGACGGCTTATTCAAGCGAAACTGCTCAATCAAAAGATTCAAGCAGCCTAG
- a CDS encoding VOC family protein: MKLDHIVHYVKQSPVQAGAEFQMLGFHTIQGGSHENWGTANSLSYFNLAYLEFLAIENKDKAEKSDNPLIQMCSRLENEGLCQMAIRTSEMDDLAEKLKGAGLTVTGPFSGSRTRADGTEISWRMLFAEHPESELPLPFFIEWSGSDEERKEDLIRSGAIAPHPNGINTIREVIYLSENPVRLANQWSKWLQLEKTETHGEEVKIQVGEADVSFRKLEHHQEKGIYAVSFYQKNNREPREKTWHGGTYIL; the protein is encoded by the coding sequence ATGAAGCTCGATCATATTGTTCATTATGTAAAGCAGTCGCCGGTGCAAGCGGGTGCTGAATTTCAAATGCTCGGTTTTCACACAATTCAGGGAGGAAGCCATGAGAACTGGGGGACAGCAAACAGTTTGAGTTATTTTAATCTCGCATATCTTGAATTTCTCGCAATTGAAAATAAGGACAAGGCTGAAAAGTCGGACAATCCGCTTATTCAAATGTGCAGCCGCCTTGAAAATGAAGGCCTTTGTCAAATGGCGATTCGAACCAGCGAGATGGATGATTTAGCCGAAAAATTAAAGGGTGCAGGGCTTACGGTAACAGGTCCTTTTTCAGGAAGCCGGACTAGGGCTGACGGGACCGAAATCTCTTGGAGGATGCTTTTTGCCGAACACCCGGAATCCGAACTGCCTTTGCCGTTTTTTATTGAATGGAGCGGTTCGGATGAAGAGCGAAAAGAGGATTTGATACGATCCGGGGCAATTGCGCCCCATCCAAATGGAATAAACACGATCCGGGAAGTCATCTATCTTTCCGAAAATCCTGTGAGGCTTGCGAACCAATGGTCTAAATGGCTTCAGCTTGAGAAAACAGAAACGCACGGAGAAGAAGTGAAAATACAGGTAGGAGAAGCAGATGTCAGCTTTAGAAAACTAGAACATCATCAAGAAAAAGGAATCTACGCGGTTTCTTTCTATCAAAAAAATAATAGGGAGCCCCGTGAAAAAACGTGGCATGGCGGAACCTATATCCTGTAA